In Ascaphus truei isolate aAscTru1 chromosome 7, aAscTru1.hap1, whole genome shotgun sequence, one genomic interval encodes:
- the LOC142498997 gene encoding CD48 antigen-like isoform X2 — translation MFPWYWCLLPLICLNCAGSSSGSNKDISWINGTIGHPLLLQPSQGFPKDYSIVTLKKTGEANKKKKLLSYNVIAKKEIFNSMEARIRFNENSSSVEILKIEKEDAGMYEISIEEEVTEHVFELHLNVYEKISNSSVELIHSPQNDSCLITLNCKVQKGDGVTYSWRQDHRNLNHKSSMLDITLNRENATNSYTCRATNPVSEDYITVTPWLGCNITAVVIPRHWISVLFTALISVAAVLLCLVLIIWKCHVRRKGKRCQRVQPEPEPEPVLNAVNTIYGVIQKAQDLAPPCSETTDESHTVYALAGQMATNRNTARH, via the exons ATGTTCCCATGGTATTGGTGTCTCCTGCCCCTCATCTGTTTAAACTGTGCTG GTAGCTCCTCTGGGTCCAATAAGGACATTTCTTGGATAAATGGGACCATCGGGCACCCTCTACTGCTACAACCAAGTCAAGGATTCCCCAAAGATTACAGTATTGTGACCCTAAAAAAAACCGGGGAagccaacaaaaaaaagaaaCTGTTGTCCTACAATGTTATAGCCAAGAAAGAGATATTTAACAGCATGGAAGCTCGAATCCGTTTCAATGAAAACAGCAGCTCAGTAGAGATTCTGAAGATCGAGAAGGAGGATGCGGGAATGTATGAGATATCGATAGAGGAAGAAGTGACTGAACATGTTTTCGAGCTACACCTCAACGTCTACG AAAAGATCTCCAATTCCTCTGTTGAGCTGATCCATAGTCCTCAGAATGACAGCTGTTTGATCACCCTCAACTGCAAAGTGCAGAAGGGAGATGGAGTGACGTATAGCTGGAGGCAAGACCACCGGAATCTCAATCACAAAAGCAGCATGTTAGACATCACTCTAAATCGGGAGAATGCCACCAACTCGTACACCTGCAGAGCCACAAATCCCGTCAGTGAGGACTATATTACTGTCACACCATGGCTGGGATGCAACATTACAGCAG ttgTAATACCGAGACATTGGATTTCAGTGCTTTTTACTGCACTGATTAGTGTGGCTGCAGTTCTGCTATGTCTAGTGCTTATAATATGGAAATGTCATGTGCGAAGGAAAG GCAAACGATGCCAGCGGGTgcaaccagaaccagaaccagagcCAGTGCTCAATGCTGTCAACACAATCTATGGCGTCATTCAGAAAGCACAG GATCTTGCACCTCCTTGTTCTGAAACAACGGATGAATCACATACTGTGTACGCACTCGCTGGTCAAATGGCCACAAATAGAAATACCGCCAGACACTAG
- the LOC142498997 gene encoding CD48 antigen-like isoform X1, with the protein MFPWYWCLLPLICLNCAGSSSGSNKDISWINGTIGHPLLLQPSQGFPKDYSIVTLKKTGEANKKKKLLSYNVIAKKEIFNSMEARIRFNENSSSVEILKIEKEDAGMYEISIEEEVTEHVFELHLNVYEKISNSSVELIHSPQNDSCLITLNCKVQKGDGVTYSWRQDHRNLNHKSSMLDITLNRENATNSYTCRATNPVSEDYITVTPWLGCNITAVVIPRHWISVLFTALISVAAVLLCLVLIIWKCHVRRKEGKRCQRVQPEPEPEPVLNAVNTIYGVIQKAQDLAPPCSETTDESHTVYALAGQMATNRNTARH; encoded by the exons ATGTTCCCATGGTATTGGTGTCTCCTGCCCCTCATCTGTTTAAACTGTGCTG GTAGCTCCTCTGGGTCCAATAAGGACATTTCTTGGATAAATGGGACCATCGGGCACCCTCTACTGCTACAACCAAGTCAAGGATTCCCCAAAGATTACAGTATTGTGACCCTAAAAAAAACCGGGGAagccaacaaaaaaaagaaaCTGTTGTCCTACAATGTTATAGCCAAGAAAGAGATATTTAACAGCATGGAAGCTCGAATCCGTTTCAATGAAAACAGCAGCTCAGTAGAGATTCTGAAGATCGAGAAGGAGGATGCGGGAATGTATGAGATATCGATAGAGGAAGAAGTGACTGAACATGTTTTCGAGCTACACCTCAACGTCTACG AAAAGATCTCCAATTCCTCTGTTGAGCTGATCCATAGTCCTCAGAATGACAGCTGTTTGATCACCCTCAACTGCAAAGTGCAGAAGGGAGATGGAGTGACGTATAGCTGGAGGCAAGACCACCGGAATCTCAATCACAAAAGCAGCATGTTAGACATCACTCTAAATCGGGAGAATGCCACCAACTCGTACACCTGCAGAGCCACAAATCCCGTCAGTGAGGACTATATTACTGTCACACCATGGCTGGGATGCAACATTACAGCAG ttgTAATACCGAGACATTGGATTTCAGTGCTTTTTACTGCACTGATTAGTGTGGCTGCAGTTCTGCTATGTCTAGTGCTTATAATATGGAAATGTCATGTGCGAAGGAAAG AAGGCAAACGATGCCAGCGGGTgcaaccagaaccagaaccagagcCAGTGCTCAATGCTGTCAACACAATCTATGGCGTCATTCAGAAAGCACAG GATCTTGCACCTCCTTGTTCTGAAACAACGGATGAATCACATACTGTGTACGCACTCGCTGGTCAAATGGCCACAAATAGAAATACCGCCAGACACTAG